A genomic region of Bremerella alba contains the following coding sequences:
- a CDS encoding P-II family nitrogen regulator, whose protein sequence is MKQIIAIVKPYLAEKVLDTLSRAPLEALNVREVKGFGRQKNYLDEYSESEYSKTFLPKIEISMWLDDSRVEETVRKIVAVARSGRMGDGKIFVLPMTFAADMIDFADYDSRQKET, encoded by the coding sequence GTGAAGCAAATTATCGCCATCGTGAAGCCTTATTTGGCTGAGAAAGTGTTGGACACGCTCAGCCGCGCCCCGCTGGAAGCACTCAACGTCCGTGAGGTGAAAGGTTTTGGCCGGCAGAAGAATTATCTCGACGAGTACAGCGAGAGTGAATATTCCAAAACGTTTCTGCCCAAGATCGAAATCAGCATGTGGTTAGATGATTCGCGGGTCGAAGAAACCGTGCGGAAGATTGTCGCGGTCGCACGCAGTGGCCGCATGGGGGACGGAAAGATCTTCGTCCTGCCGATGACCTTCGCAGCCGACATGATCGACTTCGCCGATTACGATTCTCGGCAGAAAGAAACCTAG